The Haladaptatus cibarius D43 genome window below encodes:
- a CDS encoding long-chain-fatty-acid--CoA ligase: MVNLAASVANTVSDHPDEPAIVTDDQTLTYEELWAQISGFAGGLAERGIGEDDRVAIYLPNVPQFVVTFHGTLMAGGVVVPMNPQYRSREISHLLADSGAEVVVTLPDLVPFVEEVQDETAVEHVVTLGETDGDDIFFGDFLAESDGEIADRADDDLAVQPYTSGTTGTPKGVELTHENLTSNAEASAELVPGGIGTEDSLLGVLPLFHIYGMTVCMNGTLFRGGAFYPLPTWDAQQALSVVEEEELTIMHGVPAMYNDVINQPNAAEFDLSSVRLAGVGGGGIPIEVLRRFEELYDAKIYEGYGLTETSPVTHFNTPDNGRRVGSIGTTIERVDARVVDGDFEEQSPVPEGPLAEDDAELDDVIGEIVVSGPNVMRGYAGLSGATKEAFTETDGKRWFHTGDIGYWDEDGFFYVVDRKKHMINTAGYNVYPREVEELLFEHEAVADAAVVGIPDNRRNETVKAFIVPVPDADITAEEIQEYCLNNIAAYKHPREVAFVEELPRTTTGKVQKFELVEQG, from the coding sequence ATGGTAAATCTTGCCGCGTCCGTTGCGAACACGGTTTCCGACCACCCGGACGAACCGGCCATCGTCACCGACGACCAGACGCTGACCTACGAAGAGCTGTGGGCACAAATCAGTGGGTTTGCTGGCGGACTCGCGGAGCGAGGTATCGGCGAGGACGACCGAGTAGCAATCTATCTCCCGAACGTTCCACAGTTCGTCGTCACGTTCCACGGAACGCTCATGGCAGGCGGCGTCGTGGTTCCGATGAATCCACAGTACAGGTCACGCGAAATCAGTCACCTGCTCGCAGACAGCGGCGCGGAAGTCGTCGTGACGCTTCCCGACCTCGTCCCCTTCGTGGAGGAAGTGCAAGACGAAACGGCTGTCGAACACGTCGTCACGCTCGGCGAGACTGACGGCGACGATATTTTCTTCGGCGACTTCCTCGCCGAGAGCGACGGCGAAATCGCGGACAGAGCGGACGACGACCTCGCAGTCCAACCGTACACCAGCGGGACGACCGGCACCCCGAAAGGCGTGGAACTCACGCACGAAAACCTCACGTCGAACGCGGAGGCCTCCGCGGAACTGGTTCCCGGCGGAATCGGAACGGAAGACTCCTTGCTAGGCGTGCTTCCGTTGTTCCACATCTACGGCATGACGGTCTGTATGAACGGTACCCTGTTCCGCGGCGGGGCGTTCTATCCCCTGCCGACGTGGGACGCCCAGCAGGCGCTTTCCGTGGTCGAGGAGGAAGAGCTGACGATAATGCACGGCGTGCCTGCGATGTACAACGACGTTATCAACCAACCGAACGCAGCGGAGTTCGATTTGTCCTCGGTTCGACTCGCCGGGGTCGGCGGGGGTGGTATCCCAATCGAAGTGCTCCGACGCTTCGAGGAACTGTACGACGCGAAAATCTACGAGGGCTACGGCCTGACTGAGACGAGTCCGGTGACACATTTCAACACGCCAGACAACGGACGCCGAGTCGGAAGCATCGGAACCACGATTGAGAGAGTCGATGCGCGCGTCGTGGATGGGGATTTCGAAGAACAGTCTCCCGTTCCAGAAGGCCCGCTGGCGGAGGACGACGCGGAACTGGACGACGTAATCGGCGAAATCGTCGTCTCCGGGCCGAACGTGATGCGCGGCTATGCCGGACTCTCGGGGGCGACGAAAGAGGCGTTTACCGAAACTGACGGAAAGCGCTGGTTCCACACCGGAGACATCGGCTACTGGGACGAAGACGGCTTTTTCTACGTGGTAGACCGCAAGAAACACATGATAAACACCGCGGGCTACAACGTCTACCCGCGAGAGGTCGAGGAACTTCTCTTCGAACACGAAGCCGTGGCCGACGCAGCGGTCGTCGGGATTCCCGACAACCGCCGCAACGAGACGGTGAAAGCGTTCATCGTCCCGGTTCCGGATGCCGACATCACGGCGGAGGAAATTCAGGAGTACTGTCTGAACAACATCGCGGCGTACAAACATCCGCGGGAAGTCGCGTTCGTGGAGGAACTGCCGCGGACGACGACCGGAAAGGTACAGAAGTTCGAGTTGGTCGAACAGGGATAA
- a CDS encoding cryptochrome/photolyase family protein — MNLHWHRRDLRVEDNRALSSGDPVVPVFVFDREVLAHAAPPRVSFMLSALESLRESYRERGGDLLVVHGDPREEIPRIADSLDVEQVVWNRDYSGLAKRRDSEVRDALSDEEIVQQSFHDSLLHTPGSITTNQGDYYSVFTYFWKKWRDRGKDDSFDAPGEVVDGADLEGSEVEKRDLPTLADLGFDEPEAEVPAGSTETARELLSAFCENEVYSYDDERDYPARECTSRLSPHLKFGTIGIRDVWETTEQAKNDAGSAEDADSVDGFQRQLAWRDFYAHVLDNRPDVVVENYKDYQYDIAWHDDPEGVQAWKDGKTGYPIVDAGMRQLREEAWVHNRVRMIVAAFLTKDLLVDWREGYDWYRQKLVDHDTANDNGGWQWAASTGTDAQPYFRIFNPMTQGERFDSDAEYIKRFVPELEGVPPKKIHKWNELDEEERENLAPDYPGPIVDHSERREDAIAMFENAKG, encoded by the coding sequence ATGAACCTTCACTGGCATCGCCGCGACCTTCGGGTTGAAGACAACCGGGCGCTTTCCTCCGGTGACCCCGTCGTTCCTGTGTTCGTGTTCGACCGCGAGGTGCTCGCGCACGCCGCCCCACCGCGCGTCTCGTTCATGCTTTCCGCGCTCGAATCGCTCCGCGAATCGTACCGCGAGCGAGGCGGGGATTTGCTGGTCGTCCACGGCGACCCACGCGAGGAGATTCCGCGAATCGCGGACTCGCTCGACGTGGAGCAGGTCGTCTGGAACCGCGACTACTCCGGATTGGCAAAGCGCCGCGACAGCGAGGTGCGGGATGCGCTTTCCGACGAGGAAATCGTCCAGCAGAGTTTCCATGATTCCCTGCTCCACACCCCCGGAAGCATCACGACGAATCAGGGCGACTACTACTCGGTTTTCACCTACTTCTGGAAGAAGTGGCGCGACCGAGGAAAGGACGATTCGTTCGACGCGCCGGGGGAAGTCGTGGACGGTGCCGATTTAGAGGGAAGCGAGGTCGAAAAGCGAGACCTACCGACGCTCGCCGACCTCGGCTTCGATGAACCGGAAGCCGAAGTTCCAGCAGGGAGTACCGAAACCGCCCGGGAACTGCTTTCCGCGTTCTGTGAAAACGAGGTGTATTCCTACGACGATGAGCGTGATTACCCCGCGCGAGAATGCACTTCCCGCCTCTCTCCGCATCTCAAGTTCGGCACCATCGGAATCCGGGACGTGTGGGAAACGACCGAGCAGGCGAAAAACGACGCCGGGAGTGCCGAGGATGCGGATTCCGTCGATGGCTTTCAACGCCAACTCGCGTGGCGCGATTTCTACGCACACGTCCTCGACAATCGCCCGGATGTGGTCGTGGAGAACTACAAGGACTACCAGTACGACATCGCGTGGCACGACGACCCCGAGGGCGTACAGGCGTGGAAAGACGGAAAAACGGGCTACCCCATCGTGGACGCCGGAATGCGCCAACTGCGCGAGGAGGCGTGGGTTCACAACCGCGTTCGGATGATAGTTGCGGCCTTTCTGACGAAAGACCTGCTTGTGGACTGGCGCGAGGGCTACGACTGGTATCGCCAGAAACTCGTTGACCACGACACCGCGAACGACAACGGCGGGTGGCAGTGGGCCGCCTCGACCGGCACGGACGCCCAACCGTACTTCCGCATCTTCAACCCGATGACGCAGGGCGAGCGATTCGATTCGGACGCAGAATACATCAAACGGTTCGTCCCGGAACTGGAAGGCGTACCGCCGAAGAAGATTCACAAGTGGAACGAACTGGACGAAGAAGAGCGCGAGAATCTCGCTCCGGACTATCCCGGCCCAATCGTTGACCACTCCGAACGGCGCGAAGATGCGATTGCGATGTTCGAAAACGCGAAAGGATAG
- a CDS encoding DsbA family protein, translating into MTDDTMKRRRQFLGATATLVGLAGCTSSLPQSDNTTTPRSEPAQGDTRTGESGGSLSYASDETTGYGIDLQDNPILGSEDATVDIYYWTDYQCPFCNRFEQMTFPRLVDKQIQPGTVRFVVLELPNVGNASETAARMSKCVWRQVRDDNPGAFKRWHSTVFDEQEKPNTGWASKSNLLDITRSVDGVDAEAVQSCLKDEQGSLKSSVSGDINTGKESDISVTPGFILFNRESEKAGKIVGAQPYKRFESSIQKIQNA; encoded by the coding sequence ATGACTGACGATACGATGAAGAGACGGAGGCAGTTTCTCGGTGCGACTGCAACACTCGTCGGACTGGCCGGATGCACGAGTAGCCTACCGCAATCGGACAACACGACGACCCCTCGTTCAGAACCGGCACAAGGAGATACGAGGACTGGCGAATCCGGTGGGTCGCTTTCGTATGCGAGCGACGAGACGACGGGATACGGAATCGACTTGCAGGACAACCCCATTCTCGGGTCGGAGGACGCCACCGTGGACATCTACTACTGGACTGACTATCAGTGTCCGTTCTGCAATCGGTTCGAACAGATGACGTTTCCACGGTTGGTTGACAAGCAGATTCAGCCCGGAACCGTTCGGTTCGTCGTCCTCGAACTGCCGAACGTCGGGAATGCATCGGAAACGGCGGCCAGAATGTCGAAATGCGTCTGGCGGCAGGTTCGGGACGACAATCCGGGCGCATTCAAACGCTGGCATTCGACGGTGTTCGATGAGCAGGAAAAGCCGAACACCGGTTGGGCGTCGAAATCGAACCTACTCGACATCACCCGTTCCGTGGACGGCGTGGACGCGGAGGCGGTTCAATCGTGTTTGAAAGACGAACAGGGGTCGCTCAAATCGAGCGTCTCGGGCGACATCAACACCGGCAAAGAAAGTGACATAAGCGTAACGCCGGGATTCATCCTGTTCAACCGCGAGTCCGAAAAGGCCGGAAAAATCGTCGGCGCACAGCCCTACAAGCGGTTCGAAAGTTCGATTCAGAAGATTCAGAACGCATGA
- a CDS encoding winged helix-turn-helix domain-containing protein, which yields MSGEPSPAELFRLLDDEYARAILTKTSERPMSAQTLSTECDASLPTIYRRLNDLEACNLIEKFTRPEPDGNHRSMYESTVGHVEIDIEEGVLDVEMTKREDVADRFTRVWSDMRGD from the coding sequence GTGAGTGGGGAGCCGAGTCCAGCCGAGTTGTTCCGCTTGCTGGACGACGAGTACGCCCGGGCCATCCTCACCAAAACGAGCGAACGACCGATGTCAGCACAGACCTTAAGCACCGAATGTGATGCCTCGCTCCCGACCATCTACCGGCGGCTCAACGATTTAGAAGCGTGCAATTTAATCGAGAAGTTCACCCGACCGGAACCGGACGGAAACCACCGTTCGATGTACGAATCGACAGTCGGACACGTCGAAATCGACATCGAGGAGGGTGTGCTCGACGTTGAGATGACCAAACGAGAGGACGTGGCCGACCGCTTCACTCGCGTGTGGAGCGACATGCGAGGTGACTGA
- a CDS encoding DUF7521 family protein, which yields MRIELLAGKLLVMALGLLIAYQGFRGYRRNHSEPMFFVAIGFLFLTAGGTMGCTLIHTLGISAFSLGIAQTVLVATGMGFVLYSLYG from the coding sequence ATGCGTATCGAACTCCTCGCTGGAAAGCTGCTCGTCATGGCGCTCGGATTGCTTATCGCCTATCAGGGCTTTCGCGGCTATCGACGCAATCACAGCGAACCGATGTTTTTCGTCGCCATCGGGTTCTTGTTTCTCACCGCGGGCGGAACGATGGGTTGTACGCTCATCCACACGCTCGGCATTTCGGCGTTTTCGCTCGGCATCGCACAGACGGTGCTGGTCGCAACCGGGATGGGGTTCGTTCTCTACTCGCTGTATGGGTGA
- a CDS encoding superoxide dismutase produces the protein MATYELPELPYDYDALEPSIDARIMELHHDKHHQGYVDGANSALDTLETMRDNDDWGDVKGVERNLAFNLSGHVNHSVFWENMSPDGGGEPGGELADAMDEHFGGFDQFKSHFSAAAKGVEGSGWGMLVYDFVADKPIVTMAENHQNQSPMAEPLLVLDVWEHAYYLQYENNRGEYVDNFWDVVNWDDVAERFDAAQSM, from the coding sequence ATGGCAACCTACGAACTACCGGAGTTACCGTACGACTACGATGCACTGGAACCGTCCATCGACGCGCGAATCATGGAACTGCACCACGACAAGCACCACCAAGGCTACGTCGATGGTGCGAACTCGGCGCTCGACACACTGGAAACGATGCGCGATAACGACGACTGGGGTGACGTGAAGGGCGTCGAACGAAACCTCGCGTTCAACCTCTCGGGGCACGTAAACCACAGCGTCTTCTGGGAAAACATGTCTCCGGACGGCGGCGGGGAACCCGGCGGCGAACTCGCCGACGCGATGGACGAGCATTTCGGCGGTTTCGACCAGTTCAAGAGCCACTTTTCGGCGGCCGCAAAGGGTGTCGAAGGTTCGGGATGGGGGATGTTAGTGTACGACTTCGTGGCGGACAAACCCATCGTAACCATGGCCGAGAACCACCAGAACCAGAGTCCGATGGCGGAACCGCTGCTCGTGCTGGACGTGTGGGAACACGCCTACTACCTCCAGTACGAGAACAACCGGGGCGAGTACGTGGACAACTTCTGGGACGTGGTGAACTGGGACGATGTGGCGGAGCGATTCGATGCAGCCCAAAGCATGTAA
- the sod gene encoding superoxide dismutase: MPEQSNAELPPLPYDYDALEPHISEQVLEWHHDTHHQGYVNGLNSAEETLAENRESGDYSSTAGALGNITHNGCGHYLHTLFWDNMDENGGGEPEGDLADRIAEDFGSYEGWKGEFKAAASAAGGWALLVYDPVAKQLRNVKVGKHDQGALWGSHPILALDVWEHSYYYDYGPDRGDFIDNFFEVVDWDEVADQYENVAPRFE, from the coding sequence ATGCCAGAACAATCGAACGCGGAACTGCCGCCACTTCCGTACGACTACGACGCGCTGGAACCCCACATCTCCGAACAGGTGCTCGAATGGCACCACGACACGCACCATCAGGGCTACGTAAACGGCCTCAACAGTGCCGAGGAAACCCTCGCGGAGAACCGCGAATCCGGCGACTACTCCAGCACGGCGGGTGCGCTGGGTAACATCACCCACAACGGCTGTGGACATTACCTCCACACCCTGTTCTGGGACAACATGGACGAGAACGGCGGCGGCGAACCCGAGGGCGACCTCGCAGACCGCATCGCCGAGGACTTCGGCTCCTACGAGGGTTGGAAGGGCGAGTTCAAGGCTGCCGCGAGCGCCGCAGGTGGCTGGGCGCTTCTCGTGTACGACCCAGTCGCAAAACAGCTTCGCAACGTCAAAGTTGGCAAGCACGACCAGGGCGCACTCTGGGGTAGCCACCCGATTCTCGCACTCGACGTGTGGGAGCACTCCTACTACTACGACTACGGTCCAGACCGCGGCGACTTCATCGACAACTTCTTCGAGGTCGTCGATTGGGACGAGGTTGCTGACCAGTACGAAAACGTCGCGCCGCGGTTCGAATAA
- a CDS encoding DUF7522 family protein, with protein sequence MPEEQGSETKEALVSAFAEFGGENLRDIWLFDQSDFEMLYLRDDVADKLDEIDVSKFVDNERFGFVTRDTYDQLYYASYQYTVRGFDDFEQFRMFFADDERNVGVFASLDLQSGGHDYEALFQHVTDIASGYDVPTVATESERQ encoded by the coding sequence ATGCCCGAGGAGCAGGGGAGCGAGACGAAAGAGGCTCTCGTATCGGCATTTGCCGAATTTGGCGGCGAAAACCTACGAGATATCTGGTTGTTCGACCAGTCGGATTTCGAAATGTTGTATCTCCGCGACGACGTTGCGGACAAACTCGACGAAATCGACGTTTCGAAGTTCGTCGATAACGAACGGTTCGGATTCGTCACTCGGGACACCTACGACCAATTGTACTACGCATCCTACCAGTACACGGTTCGGGGATTCGACGATTTTGAACAGTTCCGGATGTTTTTCGCGGACGACGAGCGAAACGTCGGCGTATTCGCCAGCCTCGACCTCCAATCAGGCGGCCACGATTACGAAGCGCTCTTTCAGCACGTCACCGATATCGCGTCCGGGTACGACGTGCCGACGGTGGCAACGGAATCCGAACGTCAGTAA
- a CDS encoding DUF5827 family protein, translated as MPKAKDDFEQLYPCDFYEPGELLDADMMYSVYEIARLLQGLDPDAEIDVETETILLDWAIPWIMRNADELVVAEPPSDEEPGYYGLKT; from the coding sequence ATGCCGAAAGCGAAGGACGACTTCGAGCAGTTGTATCCGTGCGATTTCTACGAACCGGGCGAACTGCTCGACGCGGACATGATGTACAGCGTGTACGAAATCGCGCGACTCCTGCAAGGACTCGACCCCGATGCAGAAATCGACGTCGAGACGGAAACCATCCTCCTCGACTGGGCGATTCCGTGGATTATGCGCAACGCGGACGAACTCGTCGTGGCGGAACCGCCGAGCGACGAGGAACCCGGCTACTACGGCCTGAAGACATGA
- a CDS encoding ATPase, with protein MTILVAGSDRVDAGKTTFTVGLLSHLDAVGFKPRAGNDFWFDHDDAMTAISEGRLYGKDSTRLAEASAGDHAPEDVNPVHRLWWPAPGKGKGLLGQTHREFLVDRVGKSFVVNGTTELPTTVQENLPLSDAVTIESVPELNDQTERRYLPHFRALAERIEKEDRAVVESYSDIARPIQGIEFETVAVVEPRRLRVYDGRRYAKACEVADSSARDGSLEKRVENVVNLLEPTETHTLEPLTKAERSAPEKTTAVYESAYETLR; from the coding sequence ATGACGATTCTCGTCGCGGGAAGCGACCGAGTGGATGCGGGCAAGACGACGTTCACGGTCGGACTGCTCTCACACCTCGACGCCGTCGGGTTCAAACCCCGCGCTGGCAACGACTTCTGGTTCGACCACGACGACGCCATGACCGCCATCTCGGAGGGGCGACTCTACGGCAAGGATTCCACCCGCCTCGCGGAGGCAAGCGCGGGCGACCATGCCCCGGAAGACGTGAATCCGGTTCACCGACTGTGGTGGCCTGCACCGGGAAAAGGGAAAGGCCTACTCGGCCAAACTCACCGCGAGTTCCTCGTTGACCGCGTCGGCAAAAGTTTCGTCGTGAACGGAACGACCGAGCTCCCAACGACTGTCCAAGAAAATCTGCCCCTGTCCGACGCCGTCACCATCGAATCGGTTCCGGAACTGAACGACCAGACAGAACGGCGCTATTTGCCGCACTTTCGCGCGCTGGCGGAGCGGATCGAAAAAGAAGACCGCGCCGTCGTGGAATCCTACAGCGACATCGCCCGCCCGATTCAGGGTATCGAATTCGAGACGGTCGCGGTCGTCGAACCGCGACGACTCCGCGTGTACGACGGGAGACGCTACGCGAAGGCCTGTGAAGTCGCGGACAGCAGTGCTAGAGACGGGTCGCTCGAAAAGCGCGTCGAAAACGTGGTGAATCTGCTCGAACCAACGGAGACGCACACGCTCGAACCACTGACGAAGGCGGAGCGTTCCGCCCCCGAGAAGACGACGGCGGTGTACGAGAGCGCATACGAGACGCTTCGATAG
- a CDS encoding MBL fold metallo-hydrolase, translating into MIRNIAAGVQSFTSNAFLVTGERTVLVDTGANFDAVGKIEEHVDDLDAVVLTHTHPDHVGNLESVKDAFDVEAYGFDTDQSGVDVAIEDEETVTVGDDDYLALHTPGHKNDHLCFYSESAGILFAGDLIFQNGSFGRTDLEEGDREALIKSIDRVAVTADEDLQEMHTGHGPSVTTNPYHDIELAGKAARMY; encoded by the coding sequence ATGATTCGAAACATCGCGGCGGGCGTCCAGTCGTTCACCAGCAACGCCTTTCTCGTGACCGGCGAGCGAACCGTGCTCGTCGATACTGGCGCAAATTTCGATGCTGTCGGAAAAATCGAGGAACACGTAGACGATTTGGACGCCGTCGTCCTCACGCACACCCACCCCGACCACGTCGGAAATCTCGAAAGCGTCAAAGACGCCTTCGACGTGGAGGCGTATGGTTTCGACACCGACCAGTCCGGCGTGGATGTCGCAATTGAGGACGAAGAGACCGTGACAGTCGGCGACGACGATTATCTCGCGCTCCACACGCCGGGACACAAAAACGACCATCTCTGTTTCTACTCGGAATCGGCGGGAATCCTGTTCGCTGGCGACCTCATCTTCCAGAACGGCAGTTTCGGGCGCACCGACTTGGAAGAGGGTGACCGGGAGGCACTCATCAAGAGCATCGACCGCGTGGCGGTCACGGCGGACGAGGATTTACAGGAGATGCACACCGGCCACGGGCCGAGCGTGACGACGAATCCGTATCACGACATCGAACTCGCGGGGAAGGCGGCCCGGATGTACTGA
- a CDS encoding Lrp/AsnC family transcriptional regulator: MDERDVTLLKAISDLETGSPEKLNEETGIPVSTIHYRLNNLRDAGVIENDLYDIDLEAFGLGVTVVVEVFADYTGSYADFGEKILDIEGVTQAYFTMGETDFIVVAHLSGREMVERLISDFESIEEVDRTNSTFVISTLRDSHRVLQSYSLDTLVEELAEE; this comes from the coding sequence ATGGACGAGCGCGACGTTACACTGCTCAAGGCGATTTCGGACTTGGAAACCGGAAGTCCCGAAAAACTCAACGAGGAAACCGGAATCCCGGTTTCGACCATTCACTACCGACTGAACAACCTCAGAGATGCTGGCGTCATCGAAAACGACCTCTACGACATCGACTTAGAGGCGTTCGGCCTCGGCGTCACCGTCGTCGTCGAAGTGTTCGCCGACTACACCGGGTCATACGCCGATTTCGGCGAGAAGATTCTGGACATCGAAGGCGTCACGCAGGCGTACTTCACCATGGGTGAGACGGACTTCATCGTCGTCGCTCATCTCTCCGGGCGCGAGATGGTCGAACGACTCATCAGCGATTTCGAGAGCATCGAGGAGGTAGACCGGACGAACTCGACGTTCGTCATCTCCACACTTCGAGACTCCCACCGTGTCCTCCAGAGCTACAGTTTGGACACGCTGGTCGAGGAACTCGCGGAGGAGTAG
- a CDS encoding DMT family transporter → MLAGFWGTSFVTIEVGLHHFPPILFAALRYDVAGLAILGYAVATTDRWKPQSRADILSILAIGVFIIAGHHGFLYLGQQYVPGALASVIISLTPVLTAVFASAMLADEHITPLGILGFAFGVAGVAIVADPNPENLLSVGIIGIGLVFLGGVSFALGSVLTQPLETDLSLPALQGWSMMLGSGLLHILSGARGESFAAIDWSFTAIASLVYLTLVSGVVAFLLYFHLLDEIGPTELNLVAYLEPVVATILTWALFGQLVASTTLVGFGAIFAGFALLKRDALFEVVRSLSPTAGRA, encoded by the coding sequence TTGCTAGCCGGATTCTGGGGAACGTCGTTCGTCACCATCGAAGTCGGCCTTCACCACTTTCCGCCGATTCTGTTTGCCGCGCTCCGGTACGACGTGGCCGGACTGGCGATTCTCGGCTACGCGGTTGCGACGACTGACCGCTGGAAGCCACAGAGCAGAGCCGACATCCTCTCGATTTTGGCCATCGGCGTGTTCATCATCGCGGGTCACCACGGCTTTCTCTATCTCGGTCAACAGTACGTTCCCGGCGCGCTCGCGTCGGTCATCATCAGCCTTACGCCAGTCCTGACTGCCGTCTTCGCCAGCGCGATGCTCGCGGACGAACACATCACGCCGCTCGGGATTCTCGGATTCGCCTTCGGCGTCGCTGGTGTCGCCATCGTCGCCGACCCGAACCCGGAAAACTTGCTTTCTGTCGGTATCATCGGAATCGGCCTCGTCTTCCTCGGCGGCGTGTCGTTCGCGCTGGGTTCGGTTCTCACCCAACCGCTCGAAACCGACCTCTCGCTCCCCGCGCTTCAGGGCTGGTCGATGATGCTCGGGTCCGGCCTGCTCCACATCTTGAGCGGTGCGCGCGGTGAATCCTTCGCTGCAATCGACTGGTCGTTCACCGCCATCGCTTCGCTGGTGTACCTGACTCTCGTTTCCGGCGTCGTCGCGTTTCTGCTCTACTTCCACCTGCTGGACGAAATCGGCCCGACGGAACTCAATCTCGTCGCCTATCTCGAACCCGTGGTTGCGACCATCCTCACGTGGGCGTTGTTCGGTCAACTGGTGGCGTCAACGACGCTCGTCGGATTTGGTGCGATTTTCGCCGGATTCGCTCTGCTGAAACGCGATGCGCTGTTCGAAGTCGTGCGCTCGCTTTCGCCGACCGCTGGTCGGGCCTGA